A genomic window from Anthonomus grandis grandis chromosome 2, icAntGran1.3, whole genome shotgun sequence includes:
- the LOC126750510 gene encoding uncharacterized protein LOC126750510 isoform X2, whose translation MRSRYHLQQQADMRNLRILPLDHDTSENQEKFVDPNRGQPMPDDSEDWKPFEPSFLKVEPTKQDLDAAGSEHKEANDRSYIYVSPKVLTKDFGLDSKTTQHILQTASPNVVTEDQFQVDELQELLGKNPELQLQGLQKLLQDAHPLMGNLNSQPNVADIHVEHNGSPLALATVPQYQSLQEHINAINKAQEAKVLAAAKLQADSHVQAQREAIALAQKQAEKEAYAKIAAHNQGISTLSPDSVEVFSGGNHVSARPHHPVTLAPHVQEIDQNSLELPSEVSPLQGRVVEQVYPGSYGSFADDLRRFKPKRVEGRGKFPVHVTATPLVHTTASPVWSSTVLNSEVDVGKIQVSSTPRPYHHEIKQLYRENANEKHGDLHQYAANYAFGYRIVDEKHGNDFGHEEERKGKNTKGRYYVTLPDGRKQKVDYFADNSGYHARVSYENVAKHPYVPSEEHLIHHKN comes from the exons ATGCGATCCAGATACCATCTCCAACAACAGGCCGATATGCGCAACTTAAGAATTTTACCGCTTGACCACGACACGTCGGAAAACCAGGAAAAGTTTGTGGATCCCAACAGGGGCCAACCAATGCCAGACGATAGCGAGGATTGGAAACCGTTTGAACCCTCGTTTTTAAAAGTTGAACCGACCAAACAGGATTTGGATGCTGCTGGTAGTGAACATAAGGAAGCCAATGATCGGTCATACATCTACGTCTCGCCGAAAGTATTGACCAAAGATTTCGGACTGGATTCGAAGACTACGCAGCATATTTTGCAAACCGCTTCGCCAAATGTGGTTACGGAGGATCAGTTTCAAGTAGACGAGCTGCAGGAGTTGTTGGGAAAAAATCCGGAGTTGCAGTTGCAAGGGCTGCAGAAGTTGTTGCAGGACGCACATCCTTTGATGGGGAATCTTAATAGTCAGCCGAATGTTGCGG acatCCACGTCGAACATAACGGATCACCTCTAGCCCTCGCCACCGTTCCGCAGTACCAATCGCTCCAAGAACACATCAATGCCATCAACAAAGCCCAAGAAGCGAAAGTTTTAGCAGCCGCTAAGCTACAAGCTGACTCCCACGTGCAAGCTCAACGCGAAGCTATCGCTCTAGCTCAAAAACAAGCTGAAAAAGAAGCCTATGCCAAAATAGCCGCACACAATCAAGGAATTTCCACCCTAAGTCCTGACAGTGTGGAAGTTTTCAGTGGTGGCAATCACGTGTCCGCTCGGCCACACCACCCGGTTACTTTAGCACCGCACGTGCAGGAAATCGACCAGAATTCTTTGGAGTTGCCCTCGGAAGTTTCCCCTTTACAAGGGAGAGTTGTGGAGCAAGTGTATCCTGGAAGTTACGGgtcttttgctgatgatttaaGACGTTTCAAGCCCAAGAGGGTGGAAGGCAGAGGGAAGTTTCCAGTTCACGTTACCGCAACTCCTTTGGTGCATACGACCGCTTCTCCAGTGTGGTCTTCTACTGTGCTGAACAGTGAGGTGGATGTTGGGAAAATTCAAGTTTCATCTACTCCAAGGCCTTATCATCATGAAATTAAGCAGCTTTATAGGGAAAATGCGAATGAAAAGCACGGCGAC CTTCATCAATACGCAGCAAACTACGCGTTCGGCTACAGAATAGTGGACGAGAAACACGGAAACGACTTTGGGCACGAGGAAGAACGTAAAGGCAAAAACACCAAGGGACGGTACTACGTCACTTTGCCCGACGGTAGGAAGCAAAAAGTCGATTATTTCGCCGATAATAGCGGATACCATGCCCGAGTCAGTTACGAAAACGTCGCTAAACATCCTTACGTACCATCAGAAGAACACCTGATCCATCATAAGAATTAG
- the LOC126750510 gene encoding uncharacterized protein LOC126750510 isoform X1, protein MKLWGVFFLITTVVTLSKCASTTPKHEPQVHEDLDETPPKYVRTARHLGKEEKLSSFNNNKGIQQDRMRSRYHLQQQADMRNLRILPLDHDTSENQEKFVDPNRGQPMPDDSEDWKPFEPSFLKVEPTKQDLDAAGSEHKEANDRSYIYVSPKVLTKDFGLDSKTTQHILQTASPNVVTEDQFQVDELQELLGKNPELQLQGLQKLLQDAHPLMGNLNSQPNVADIHVEHNGSPLALATVPQYQSLQEHINAINKAQEAKVLAAAKLQADSHVQAQREAIALAQKQAEKEAYAKIAAHNQGISTLSPDSVEVFSGGNHVSARPHHPVTLAPHVQEIDQNSLELPSEVSPLQGRVVEQVYPGSYGSFADDLRRFKPKRVEGRGKFPVHVTATPLVHTTASPVWSSTVLNSEVDVGKIQVSSTPRPYHHEIKQLYRENANEKHGDLHQYAANYAFGYRIVDEKHGNDFGHEEERKGKNTKGRYYVTLPDGRKQKVDYFADNSGYHARVSYENVAKHPYVPSEEHLIHHKN, encoded by the exons TTTCTCATCACTACAGTGGTAACTCTCTCGAAATGTGCCTCGACCACACCAAAACACGAACCCCAAGTGCACGAAGACTTAGACGAGACTCCCCCAAAATACGTGCGTACAGCAAGACACCttggaaaagaagaaaaactcTCATCGTTTAACAACAATAAAGGCATACAACAGGACCGCATGCGATCCAGATACCATCTCCAACAACAGGCCGATATGCGCAACTTAAGAATTTTACCGCTTGACCACGACACGTCGGAAAACCAGGAAAAGTTTGTGGATCCCAACAGGGGCCAACCAATGCCAGACGATAGCGAGGATTGGAAACCGTTTGAACCCTCGTTTTTAAAAGTTGAACCGACCAAACAGGATTTGGATGCTGCTGGTAGTGAACATAAGGAAGCCAATGATCGGTCATACATCTACGTCTCGCCGAAAGTATTGACCAAAGATTTCGGACTGGATTCGAAGACTACGCAGCATATTTTGCAAACCGCTTCGCCAAATGTGGTTACGGAGGATCAGTTTCAAGTAGACGAGCTGCAGGAGTTGTTGGGAAAAAATCCGGAGTTGCAGTTGCAAGGGCTGCAGAAGTTGTTGCAGGACGCACATCCTTTGATGGGGAATCTTAATAGTCAGCCGAATGTTGCGG acatCCACGTCGAACATAACGGATCACCTCTAGCCCTCGCCACCGTTCCGCAGTACCAATCGCTCCAAGAACACATCAATGCCATCAACAAAGCCCAAGAAGCGAAAGTTTTAGCAGCCGCTAAGCTACAAGCTGACTCCCACGTGCAAGCTCAACGCGAAGCTATCGCTCTAGCTCAAAAACAAGCTGAAAAAGAAGCCTATGCCAAAATAGCCGCACACAATCAAGGAATTTCCACCCTAAGTCCTGACAGTGTGGAAGTTTTCAGTGGTGGCAATCACGTGTCCGCTCGGCCACACCACCCGGTTACTTTAGCACCGCACGTGCAGGAAATCGACCAGAATTCTTTGGAGTTGCCCTCGGAAGTTTCCCCTTTACAAGGGAGAGTTGTGGAGCAAGTGTATCCTGGAAGTTACGGgtcttttgctgatgatttaaGACGTTTCAAGCCCAAGAGGGTGGAAGGCAGAGGGAAGTTTCCAGTTCACGTTACCGCAACTCCTTTGGTGCATACGACCGCTTCTCCAGTGTGGTCTTCTACTGTGCTGAACAGTGAGGTGGATGTTGGGAAAATTCAAGTTTCATCTACTCCAAGGCCTTATCATCATGAAATTAAGCAGCTTTATAGGGAAAATGCGAATGAAAAGCACGGCGAC CTTCATCAATACGCAGCAAACTACGCGTTCGGCTACAGAATAGTGGACGAGAAACACGGAAACGACTTTGGGCACGAGGAAGAACGTAAAGGCAAAAACACCAAGGGACGGTACTACGTCACTTTGCCCGACGGTAGGAAGCAAAAAGTCGATTATTTCGCCGATAATAGCGGATACCATGCCCGAGTCAGTTACGAAAACGTCGCTAAACATCCTTACGTACCATCAGAAGAACACCTGATCCATCATAAGAATTAG